Genomic segment of Paenibacillus sp. FSL R5-0912:
GGAGGCTTTCACTTCATTGAAGAAGGTGTTGAACTCTTCAATATTAAGCTGCTGCGCCGCATCCGATAAGGCGGTTGCCGGATCGGGATGCACTTCCACCATGATGCCGTCGGCTCCGGCGGCAAGTGCGGCTTTGGCACATGGGATCAGGATATCCTTGCGTCCGGTGGAATGGGTCACATCGACCAGCACCGGCAGATGGCATTCCTGCTTGAGAATCGGTACTGCCGAAATATCCAGCGTATTGCGGGTCGCTTTCTCATAGGTACGGATGCCGCGTTCAATCAGTATGATCTCCATGTTACCCCGGGACATAATGTATTCTGCCGCATGGACGAATTCGTCCAGTGTCGCCGACAAACCGCGCTTCAGCAATACCGGCTTGTTCACTTCCCCTACCGCTTTGAGCAGTTCGAAGTTATGCATATTCCGTGCACCGACCTGAATAACATCGACATAATCAAGAGCCTCCTCAATATGACGAGGGTCTACAATTTCACTGATGGTCAGAAGCCCGTATTCATTCGCCGCTTCACGCAGAATTCTCAGGCCATCCATCCCGAGTCCCTGGAAATCATACGGGGAGGTACGGGGCTTGAAGGCTCCGCCGCGCATCACCTTCACGCCTGCCTTCTGCAGGGCAGCGGCAA
This window contains:
- a CDS encoding bifunctional 3-deoxy-7-phosphoheptulonate synthase/chorismate mutase; amino-acid sequence: MSNVELDKLRARLDEINGQLLELISERAGIVQEIGALKEKQGVPKFDPEREKAMLDKLVASNKGPFTSGTIRTLFKQIFSASLDLQSTEHKKSLLVARKNHAEDTVITLPGNVTVGGLSSLMVAGPCSVESELQTRTVAAALQKAGVKVMRGGAFKPRTSPYDFQGLGMDGLRILREAANEYGLLTISEIVDPRHIEEALDYVDVIQVGARNMHNFELLKAVGEVNKPVLLKRGLSATLDEFVHAAEYIMSRGNMEIILIERGIRTYEKATRNTLDISAVPILKQECHLPVLVDVTHSTGRKDILIPCAKAALAAGADGIMVEVHPDPATALSDAAQQLNIEEFNTFFNEVKASGLYR